From Pontibacter actiniarum, a single genomic window includes:
- a CDS encoding pyruvate kinase, translated as MPQPQQPYESLISQLDQLHQDAVALEKKFAPAVKSVHPRFRKSAKNLLHYLALRQHDIRELQEQLAQLGLSSLGRAEGHVLASLQAVRQQLCHLADCAATPQHLAVSFFENRTLLAAHTKALLGPKPQNRSTRIMVTLPSEAADHYELLPRLLKAGMNCARINCAHDNENVWLRMIRNVKEAEKETGIPCKILMDLMGPKLRTGPLQEGPKLLVIHPAHNTLGQTTEAAKVWLAPPAALPPKEADAWLPVETDWLAQLQEGDRLYFTDTRSRKRSLTVIKKERNGLLAHLLKTSYITTGTTLSLKGDNSTQRTATVGDLKALELPIVLKKDSFLVLTREPIPGEPATYNAAGHVERPAHISCTLPEAFTQTKAGQPILFNDGKIEGQLQEVHPDRLLVKITYASASGSKLRADQGINLPESQIHLDGLTEKDQQDLKFVAKHADIVNLSFVNHANTVEALFRELKALKAQDLGVMLKIETKEGFRNLPHLLLTVMKSYPASIMIARGDLAVECGWQRLAEVQEEILWLCEAAHLPVVWATQVLETLAKKGRPSRAEITDAAMAQRADCVMLNKGPHVVQAIEMLHDILGRMQEHQNKKTSMLRSLHITDLKDLPQG; from the coding sequence ATGCCACAGCCACAACAACCGTATGAAAGCCTGATCTCCCAGCTCGACCAACTGCACCAGGATGCCGTAGCGCTGGAGAAGAAGTTTGCCCCGGCCGTGAAGTCGGTGCACCCCAGGTTCCGCAAGAGCGCCAAGAACCTGCTGCACTACCTCGCCCTGCGCCAGCACGACATCCGGGAGCTCCAGGAGCAGCTGGCGCAGCTGGGCCTTTCATCGCTGGGGCGGGCGGAGGGGCACGTGCTGGCAAGCCTGCAGGCCGTGCGCCAGCAGCTCTGCCACTTGGCAGACTGCGCCGCCACACCGCAGCACCTGGCTGTCTCGTTTTTTGAGAACCGCACTTTGCTGGCCGCGCACACTAAGGCGCTGCTGGGGCCAAAGCCGCAGAACCGCAGCACCCGCATCATGGTTACGCTGCCCTCCGAGGCTGCCGACCATTACGAGCTGCTGCCGCGCCTGCTGAAGGCGGGCATGAACTGCGCCCGCATCAACTGCGCACACGATAACGAAAACGTGTGGCTGCGGATGATCCGCAACGTGAAAGAGGCAGAGAAGGAAACCGGCATCCCCTGTAAGATTCTAATGGACCTGATGGGGCCCAAGCTTCGGACAGGGCCGTTGCAGGAGGGCCCCAAGCTGCTGGTGATACACCCGGCGCACAACACCCTGGGGCAAACCACCGAGGCTGCCAAAGTATGGCTTGCCCCGCCCGCCGCTCTCCCGCCGAAGGAGGCAGATGCCTGGCTCCCCGTGGAGACGGACTGGCTGGCGCAGCTGCAGGAAGGCGACAGGCTGTACTTTACCGACACACGCAGCCGCAAGCGCTCGCTCACAGTCATCAAAAAAGAACGGAACGGCCTGCTCGCGCACCTGCTCAAAACCTCCTACATCACCACCGGCACAACCCTCAGCCTGAAAGGCGACAACTCCACCCAGCGCACGGCTACCGTCGGCGACCTGAAAGCGCTCGAGCTGCCCATCGTGCTTAAGAAGGACAGCTTTCTGGTGCTGACGCGGGAGCCCATACCAGGAGAGCCTGCCACCTATAACGCAGCCGGGCACGTAGAGCGGCCGGCGCATATCTCCTGCACCTTGCCCGAGGCCTTTACTCAGACCAAGGCAGGCCAGCCCATACTTTTTAACGACGGAAAAATTGAGGGGCAGCTACAGGAGGTGCACCCGGACAGGCTGCTGGTTAAGATTACCTACGCCAGCGCCAGCGGCAGCAAGCTCCGGGCCGACCAGGGCATTAACCTGCCGGAGAGCCAGATTCACCTCGACGGCCTGACGGAAAAGGACCAGCAGGACCTGAAGTTCGTTGCCAAACATGCCGATATTGTTAACCTCTCCTTCGTGAACCACGCCAACACCGTGGAGGCGCTTTTTCGTGAGCTAAAGGCGCTGAAGGCGCAGGACTTGGGCGTAATGCTCAAGATTGAGACGAAAGAGGGCTTTCGGAACCTGCCGCACCTGCTCCTCACCGTTATGAAGAGCTACCCCGCCAGTATCATGATCGCCCGCGGCGACCTGGCCGTGGAGTGCGGGTGGCAGCGGCTGGCGGAGGTACAGGAGGAGATCCTTTGGCTGTGCGAGGCGGCGCACCTACCGGTGGTCTGGGCGACGCAGGTACTCGAAACGCTGGCAAAAAAAGGCAGGCCGTCCAGAGCCGAGATCACCGACGCAGCCATGGCCCAGCGGGCTGACTGCGTTATGCTGAACAAAGGGCCACACGTGGTGCAGGCCATCGAGATGCTGCACGACATACTTGGGCGTATGCAGGAGCACCAGAACAAGAAAACCTCCATGCTGCGCAGCCTGCACATCACAGACCTCAAGGACCTGCCACAGGGGTAA
- a CDS encoding DJ-1/PfpI family protein — MENAKKILFLTGDFAEDYETMVPFQMLLMVGYEVHAVCPDKKKGDTIKTAIHDFEGDQTYTEKPGHNFTLNYTFSEVNPSDYAGLVIAGGRAPEYLRLHQGVIDVTRHFAAHNKPIAAVCHGIQILTAARVVEGRRLTAYPAVGPEVELAGGTFVSVEPTEAVVDGNLVTSPAWPGHPKFIRAFLDVLGAKIELGTPTQMASAV; from the coding sequence ATGGAAAACGCAAAGAAAATCCTTTTCCTGACCGGTGACTTCGCCGAAGACTATGAAACCATGGTGCCTTTTCAGATGCTGCTCATGGTAGGCTACGAGGTGCACGCGGTATGCCCCGACAAGAAGAAGGGCGACACTATAAAAACGGCCATCCATGACTTTGAGGGTGACCAAACCTACACCGAAAAGCCCGGTCACAACTTTACGCTTAACTACACTTTCTCGGAGGTGAACCCGTCTGATTACGCCGGGCTGGTGATTGCCGGCGGCCGCGCCCCGGAGTACCTGCGCCTGCACCAGGGGGTGATAGACGTGACCCGCCATTTTGCAGCGCATAACAAGCCGATTGCGGCCGTTTGCCACGGCATCCAAATCCTCACAGCTGCCCGTGTGGTAGAGGGCCGCCGCCTGACCGCCTACCCTGCCGTAGGGCCGGAGGTGGAACTGGCCGGCGGCACTTTCGTATCCGTAGAGCCAACCGAGGCTGTGGTAGACGGAAACCTGGTTACCTCTCCTGCCTGGCCCGGGCACCCGAAGTTTATTCGTGCGTTCCTGGATGTGCTTGGCGCTAAGATTGAGCTGGGCACTCCTACGCAAATGGCCTCGGCTGTGTAG
- a CDS encoding YwbE family protein, whose protein sequence is MDGKKRANIKPGTHVNIVQKQDQRSGDLTEGYVQDILTNSPTHPHGIKVRLETGEVGRVQEILPED, encoded by the coding sequence ATGGACGGTAAAAAACGCGCCAATATTAAGCCCGGCACCCATGTCAACATTGTGCAAAAGCAGGACCAGCGCTCCGGCGACCTCACTGAAGGCTACGTGCAGGACATCCTCACCAACTCCCCCACGCACCCGCACGGCATTAAAGTAAGGCTGGAGACCGGCGAAGTAGGTCGTGTGCAGGAAATCCTTCCGGAAGATTAA
- the radC gene encoding RadC family protein, whose product MKENEATAALPYLQPLNIKTWAEEDRPREKLLLKGKAALSDAELIAILIGSGTARLTAVDVGKIILAAVGNDLNELARLSVKDLTKHPGIGEAKAISIVSALELGRRRKETVSAAKSRITCSTDIYNYIKPQLLDLPHEEFWIILLNRANVVMKKESISSGGVAGTVADPKIIFKKALEQLASSIILVHNHPSGNTKPSAADIALTKKMKEAGQFLDLPVLDHIIFTENDYYSFADEGLL is encoded by the coding sequence GTGAAAGAGAACGAAGCCACTGCCGCCCTGCCATACCTGCAGCCGCTCAACATTAAAACCTGGGCCGAGGAAGACCGCCCGCGGGAGAAGCTCCTGCTAAAGGGGAAAGCCGCCCTTTCGGATGCCGAGCTCATCGCCATCCTGATCGGCTCTGGTACCGCCAGGCTCACAGCGGTGGATGTAGGGAAAATCATACTGGCGGCCGTGGGGAACGATTTAAACGAGCTGGCCAGGCTAAGTGTGAAGGACCTGACAAAGCACCCGGGGATAGGGGAGGCCAAAGCTATTTCTATCGTGAGTGCGTTGGAGCTTGGCCGCCGCCGTAAGGAGACTGTGTCCGCTGCCAAAAGCCGCATCACCTGCTCGACAGATATCTACAACTACATAAAGCCGCAGCTGCTCGACCTGCCGCACGAGGAGTTCTGGATCATACTGTTGAACCGTGCCAATGTGGTGATGAAAAAGGAAAGCATCAGCTCAGGAGGTGTGGCCGGCACCGTGGCCGACCCGAAGATCATCTTTAAGAAAGCGCTGGAGCAGCTGGCAAGCTCTATTATACTGGTGCATAACCACCCCAGCGGCAACACCAAACCCAGTGCCGCCGATATCGCCTTAACCAAAAAAATGAAAGAGGCAGGCCAGTTCCTCGACCTCCCCGTGCTCGACCACATCATCTTTACGGAAAACGACTACTACAGCTTTGCCGATGAAGGCTTGCTGTGA
- a CDS encoding metallophosphoesterase translates to MRRYLSFGVVVLLLLLVDLYVFQAIKTVTQNLAPTTQRVIFVLYWAVFVITAGTFTLASATRGTPPSAFQTYLASTLFIIFASKLVVVLFLLLDDAVRVGKMVLNSTNGEAAFDPSRNKFLNQMGLLVAAVPFTAFIYGMVKGAYDYRVKRVTLRFPNLPAAFEGYKMLQISDLHTGSFNSTGPLKEAVQLINKQEADLVFFTGDLVNNVASELREHLSTLSGIKAKTAVYSVLGNHDYGDYVAWPSQEAKRENLRTLINSHGQMGWQILLNENRIIEKDGEQIAVLGVENWGNRAGFPKYGRLEDAYRGTENVPFKVLLSHDPSHWDGEVNQKYNDIDLMLSGHTHGMQFGVNIPGLKWSPVQYVYKQWAGLYKRGRQHLYVNTGLGFLGYPGRVGFLPEITVFELKRA, encoded by the coding sequence ATGCGACGATACTTATCTTTTGGAGTGGTTGTACTGCTCCTGCTGCTGGTGGACCTGTACGTGTTTCAGGCCATCAAAACCGTAACCCAAAACCTGGCCCCCACTACGCAACGGGTGATCTTTGTACTTTACTGGGCTGTTTTCGTTATTACCGCAGGCACGTTCACGCTGGCCTCTGCCACACGCGGCACCCCGCCCAGTGCGTTTCAGACGTACCTGGCGAGCACGCTGTTCATCATTTTTGCCTCTAAGCTGGTGGTGGTGCTTTTCCTGCTGCTGGATGATGCGGTACGGGTGGGCAAGATGGTGCTGAACTCCACCAACGGCGAGGCCGCCTTTGACCCGTCCCGCAACAAGTTCCTGAACCAGATGGGCCTGCTGGTGGCAGCCGTGCCTTTCACAGCGTTTATATATGGCATGGTGAAGGGCGCCTACGATTACCGTGTAAAGCGTGTAACGCTGCGCTTCCCAAACCTTCCCGCTGCTTTTGAAGGCTATAAAATGCTCCAGATCTCAGACCTCCACACCGGAAGCTTTAACTCCACCGGCCCTTTAAAGGAGGCCGTGCAGCTTATTAACAAGCAGGAGGCAGACCTGGTGTTCTTCACCGGCGATCTGGTGAACAATGTGGCGTCGGAGCTTCGGGAGCACCTCAGTACACTGAGTGGCATCAAGGCCAAAACAGCGGTCTACTCCGTGCTGGGTAACCACGACTACGGCGATTACGTGGCCTGGCCAAGCCAGGAGGCGAAGCGGGAGAACCTGCGCACCCTCATTAACAGCCACGGGCAGATGGGCTGGCAAATCCTGCTCAACGAAAACAGGATCATCGAAAAAGACGGGGAGCAGATTGCCGTGCTTGGTGTGGAGAACTGGGGCAACCGGGCTGGTTTCCCCAAGTATGGCCGCCTGGAAGACGCCTACCGCGGCACTGAAAACGTGCCGTTCAAGGTGCTGCTCTCACACGACCCCTCGCACTGGGATGGGGAAGTAAACCAAAAGTACAACGACATCGACCTCATGCTTTCGGGGCATACCCACGGCATGCAGTTTGGCGTGAACATCCCCGGCCTGAAGTGGAGCCCGGTGCAGTACGTGTACAAGCAGTGGGCGGGCCTGTACAAAAGAGGGCGCCAGCACCTGTACGTGAACACAGGCCTAGGCTTCCTGGGCTATCCCGGCCGTGTGGGCTTCTTGCCGGAGATCACGGTGTTTGAGCTTAAGAGAGCCTAG
- a CDS encoding carboxypeptidase-like regulatory domain-containing protein, which translates to MHRPPLLYILTLMLLAFCQPAVAQKSIRISGTVLQPDRTTPIPGATIVKVNTNMGVVSDEQGKFLIDVAQTDTLMIRALGFKPLLYLPKALPVSELRVNIVLQEDSVMLGEVEVTSRPSKEMIDRALRNMKRERTSQAKNPNFVPLPELPPPPPPPAPTILNPLNLMYDMFSSEGKQKRQLQEYLQRLEAERQLKEQAKEKQEYNKYFKNNEGYQ; encoded by the coding sequence ATGCACCGACCCCCACTCCTGTACATTCTAACCCTGATGCTGCTCGCATTTTGCCAGCCTGCCGTAGCGCAGAAAAGCATCCGGATAAGTGGAACAGTGCTGCAGCCCGACCGCACAACCCCCATCCCCGGTGCTACCATCGTAAAGGTGAACACAAATATGGGGGTGGTTTCGGATGAGCAGGGCAAGTTTCTGATTGATGTCGCCCAGACAGACACACTGATGATCAGAGCCCTGGGGTTTAAGCCGCTGTTGTACTTGCCCAAAGCCTTGCCCGTGTCAGAGCTGCGCGTAAATATTGTGCTGCAGGAGGATAGTGTGATGCTGGGCGAGGTGGAAGTTACCAGCCGCCCCTCCAAAGAAATGATAGACCGTGCCCTGCGCAACATGAAGCGCGAGCGGACCAGCCAGGCCAAGAACCCCAACTTTGTACCGTTGCCGGAACTGCCGCCACCGCCACCGCCGCCCGCGCCTACCATACTCAACCCGCTAAACCTGATGTACGACATGTTCTCCAGCGAAGGCAAGCAGAAGCGCCAACTGCAGGAGTACCTGCAACGGCTGGAGGCAGAACGGCAGCTAAAGGAACAGGCAAAGGAAAAGCAGGAATACAACAAGTACTTTAAAAACAACGAGGGATACCAGTAG
- the uvsE gene encoding UV DNA damage repair endonuclease UvsE, with the protein MKIGYPCINETLDCSSSRTFRLASYSEERLVETVEQNLACLRRILEYNVQHGLLFFRLTSDLVPFASHAVNQYNWQEHFKMTFRRLGSYIKSNNMRISMHPDQFVVLNSPKEETVRNSIAELVYQGTVLDLMGLDTTAKLQIHGGGAYGDKPAAIQRFAEVYHTMLPDAVKARLCVENDDRTYTLQDCLELHTLTGMPVVFDNLHHECVNNGEPMREAVQMAAATWDAEKDGILMMDYSSQAPGERKGKHVQHIEEQLFHDFMAETQGLDMDIMLEIKDKEESALKALEVAKALNRLKV; encoded by the coding sequence ATGAAGATTGGATACCCCTGCATAAACGAAACCCTCGACTGTAGCTCCTCCCGCACTTTCCGCCTGGCCTCCTACTCCGAGGAGCGCCTGGTGGAGACCGTGGAGCAGAATCTGGCTTGCCTGCGCCGCATACTGGAGTACAATGTGCAGCACGGCCTGCTGTTTTTCCGCCTCACCTCCGACCTGGTGCCCTTCGCCTCACACGCGGTAAACCAGTACAACTGGCAAGAACACTTTAAGATGACCTTCCGGCGACTGGGCAGCTATATAAAAAGCAACAACATGCGCATCTCCATGCACCCCGACCAGTTCGTGGTTCTAAACTCGCCGAAGGAGGAAACGGTGCGCAACAGCATTGCAGAGCTCGTTTACCAGGGCACGGTACTGGACCTGATGGGGCTGGACACCACTGCCAAACTGCAGATCCACGGCGGCGGTGCCTACGGAGACAAGCCCGCGGCCATTCAGCGCTTCGCCGAAGTATACCACACCATGCTGCCCGATGCGGTGAAGGCACGCCTTTGCGTGGAGAACGATGACCGCACCTATACTTTGCAGGACTGCCTGGAGCTGCACACCTTGACAGGCATGCCCGTGGTTTTTGATAACCTGCACCACGAGTGCGTGAACAACGGGGAGCCGATGCGTGAGGCTGTCCAGATGGCCGCGGCCACCTGGGATGCCGAAAAGGACGGCATTCTGATGATGGACTACAGCTCCCAGGCACCCGGCGAACGGAAGGGCAAGCATGTGCAGCATATAGAGGAGCAGCTCTTCCATGACTTCATGGCCGAAACCCAGGGGCTGGACATGGACATTATGCTGGAGATCAAAGACAAAGAAGAAAGCGCCCTGAAAGCACTGGAAGTGGCAAAAGCCCTGAACCGGCTAAAAGTATGA
- a CDS encoding DUF4112 domain-containing protein produces MATNESHYTRTPRSERLKWVEHMVHLMDNQFRVPGTRFRFGLDPLLGLLPVAGDLASFAMSATLVMTMARHGASGKLVALMLINSALDALIGSIPILGNIFDFFFKANERNVRLLRRHYEEGKYQGSGKNVVIGVAVAVVVLFALLLWALWELADWVFSWLASYF; encoded by the coding sequence ATGGCAACAAACGAATCACATTATACCCGCACTCCCCGTTCTGAAAGGCTCAAGTGGGTGGAGCACATGGTACACCTGATGGATAACCAGTTCAGGGTGCCGGGCACGCGCTTCCGCTTCGGGCTGGACCCGCTGTTGGGGCTGCTACCGGTTGCCGGCGACCTGGCCTCTTTCGCCATGTCGGCCACTCTGGTCATGACCATGGCCCGCCACGGGGCCAGCGGCAAGTTGGTCGCGCTTATGCTCATCAATAGCGCACTGGATGCCCTGATTGGCAGTATCCCGATCTTGGGCAACATTTTCGACTTCTTTTTTAAGGCCAACGAGCGTAACGTGCGGCTTTTGCGCAGGCACTACGAAGAGGGCAAGTACCAGGGCAGCGGCAAGAATGTAGTTATTGGCGTAGCCGTTGCCGTTGTGGTGCTCTTCGCGCTGTTGCTGTGGGCGCTGTGGGAGCTGGCGGATTGGGTGTTCAGCTGGCTGGCCTCATACTTTTAG
- a CDS encoding sialate O-acetylesterase, producing the protein MRQLNYLLLICFGGALFLSCSQHAPAPQNEVAVHVILGQSNSIGRAYASQLPRELRAPLDSCYIYNVSRKRFEVIEAGVNTQSQAGQFGPVVKAAQLLRDHQQREVYFVVAGYGNTQLYSSGSEPDWNADSHELTQEVLRVLEQSQQALKAEGKTAVFKSVTWWQGENDAKSSEKAAAYGQNEAAFFTFLDQTPYLHSAKRVVYKLFPEPSVMPYADKVNAAKAKRASSDAKTLSLIDTRKYELNPQDKLHATAKGQVQAGTDLFKAIKNL; encoded by the coding sequence GTGAGACAGCTAAATTATTTACTCCTAATCTGCTTCGGCGGTGCGTTGTTCCTATCCTGTAGCCAGCACGCTCCCGCACCACAGAACGAGGTAGCGGTTCATGTTATACTTGGGCAGTCTAACAGCATTGGCCGCGCCTACGCCAGCCAGCTACCCAGGGAGCTGCGCGCCCCGCTGGACAGCTGCTACATTTATAACGTTTCGCGCAAGAGGTTTGAGGTGATAGAGGCTGGCGTTAACACACAGTCGCAGGCAGGGCAGTTCGGCCCCGTTGTAAAGGCGGCACAGCTGCTGCGCGATCACCAGCAGCGCGAAGTATACTTTGTGGTGGCCGGGTACGGCAACACGCAGCTCTACAGCTCCGGCAGCGAACCGGACTGGAACGCGGACTCGCATGAGCTCACCCAGGAGGTGCTACGGGTGCTGGAGCAGTCACAGCAGGCCCTTAAAGCGGAGGGCAAAACGGCGGTCTTTAAAAGTGTGACCTGGTGGCAGGGCGAGAACGACGCCAAAAGCTCGGAAAAGGCTGCTGCCTACGGCCAGAACGAGGCGGCTTTCTTTACCTTTCTGGACCAGACCCCTTACCTGCACAGCGCCAAGCGCGTTGTGTACAAGCTTTTCCCGGAGCCCAGCGTGATGCCCTATGCCGACAAGGTGAACGCCGCCAAGGCCAAGCGCGCCTCCTCAGATGCCAAAACACTGTCTCTGATCGACACGCGAAAGTATGAATTAAACCCCCAGGACAAGCTGCACGCCACGGCAAAAGGGCAGGTGCAGGCAGGCACGGATCTTTTTAAGGCAATTAAAAACCTATAG
- a CDS encoding DsbA family protein — translation MIDKENKQEKNQEAGSVEIEVYTDPLCCWSWAFEPQWRRLRFEYSGKVKWRYIMGGLIANWDSFNDPMNSVNRPLQMGPLWLEVKYKSGMPIQDKVWYQNPPKSSYPACIAVKAAEMQSPTAAEVYLRKVREAVMLHGKDISDWEVLQKVGHELAKAQPGLLDGEKLQQDMGSKDARSAFEQDLQKVRLHGISRFPTLTIKKAGEENGVMIVGYRPYEALQTALEQVEPNLQPTKQATDEEAYKAYWHDATAREVQEALGAGVA, via the coding sequence ATGATCGATAAAGAGAACAAACAAGAGAAAAACCAAGAAGCAGGGTCGGTGGAGATTGAGGTCTACACCGACCCTCTTTGCTGTTGGAGCTGGGCTTTTGAGCCCCAGTGGCGCAGGCTGCGCTTCGAGTACAGCGGCAAAGTAAAGTGGCGCTACATTATGGGCGGCCTTATTGCCAACTGGGACAGCTTTAACGACCCGATGAACTCCGTGAACCGACCCCTGCAAATGGGGCCTTTGTGGCTGGAGGTAAAGTATAAATCCGGCATGCCCATCCAGGATAAGGTGTGGTACCAGAACCCGCCAAAGTCGTCGTACCCGGCCTGTATTGCGGTAAAGGCCGCTGAGATGCAGTCGCCGACGGCAGCAGAGGTTTACCTGCGCAAAGTGCGGGAGGCGGTTATGCTGCACGGCAAAGACATCTCGGACTGGGAGGTGCTGCAGAAAGTGGGGCATGAGCTGGCAAAGGCGCAGCCCGGCCTGCTGGACGGCGAAAAGCTGCAGCAGGACATGGGCAGCAAAGATGCCCGCAGCGCCTTTGAGCAGGACCTGCAGAAGGTGCGCCTGCACGGCATCAGCCGCTTTCCGACCCTCACCATCAAAAAAGCAGGGGAGGAGAACGGGGTGATGATAGTGGGTTACCGGCCTTACGAAGCACTGCAGACAGCACTGGAGCAAGTTGAGCCGAACCTACAGCCCACCAAACAGGCTACCGACGAAGAGGCATACAAAGCCTACTGGCATGATGCCACAGCACGCGAAGTGCAGGAAGCGCTGGGAGCCGGTGTTGCTTAA
- a CDS encoding manganese catalase family protein: protein MFYHVKELQFNARVSRPDPAFASMLLEQFGGANGELAAAMQYFTQAFAMRQPHPDKYDMLMDIATEEFSHLEIVGATIQMLLGPINGELKNAAEESEIMQLLDGKAKKEEFIHSAMMNPQFLVLSGGGPQVVNSQGVPWSGTYVNANGDPTVDLRSDMAAESRAKIVYEYLMQFTDDPYVKETLTFLMTREVAHYEMFDAALNTIQPNFPPGVLQGDPRYSNKYFNMSSGADARGPWNEGKTPNLGETWQYIEEPFSHVVESNGMISHTEPKGTDRTMAGVHAKDKALSEERSKKVKAAVPKGENHWCEYPNNC from the coding sequence ATGTTTTACCACGTAAAGGAGTTACAGTTCAACGCCAGAGTCTCTCGCCCCGACCCAGCTTTTGCCAGTATGTTGCTGGAGCAGTTTGGTGGCGCTAACGGAGAGTTGGCAGCAGCTATGCAATATTTTACGCAGGCGTTCGCGATGCGGCAGCCACACCCGGATAAGTATGACATGCTGATGGACATCGCCACAGAAGAGTTCAGCCACCTGGAGATTGTGGGTGCCACCATACAGATGCTACTGGGCCCGATCAACGGAGAGCTGAAGAACGCTGCCGAAGAGTCTGAGATTATGCAGTTGCTGGACGGAAAGGCGAAGAAAGAGGAATTCATACACAGTGCCATGATGAACCCGCAGTTCCTGGTGCTGAGCGGCGGCGGCCCGCAGGTCGTTAACAGCCAGGGGGTGCCTTGGTCAGGTACGTACGTGAACGCGAACGGCGACCCGACTGTAGACCTGCGCTCTGACATGGCTGCTGAGTCAAGGGCCAAGATTGTGTATGAGTACCTGATGCAGTTTACGGATGACCCTTACGTGAAAGAGACGCTTACCTTCCTGATGACTCGTGAGGTGGCGCACTATGAGATGTTCGATGCTGCCCTGAACACCATACAGCCTAACTTCCCGCCAGGGGTGCTGCAGGGTGATCCGCGCTACAGCAACAAATACTTCAACATGTCGAGCGGCGCTGACGCCAGAGGCCCTTGGAACGAAGGAAAGACGCCGAACCTTGGTGAAACTTGGCAGTATATTGAGGAGCCGTTCAGCCACGTGGTGGAGTCAAACGGTATGATTTCGCATACGGAGCCCAAAGGTACAGACCGCACAATGGCCGGTGTTCACGCAAAAGACAAAGCTTTAAGCGAAGAACGCAGCAAAAAAGTGAAAGCTGCCGTACCAAAGGGAGAAAACCATTGGTGTGAATATCCCAACAACTGCTAA
- the hemA gene encoding glutamyl-tRNA reductase has product MQNRFKVLTLSYKDAPIAVREAVSLNEIACKNLLDKIQEFTEASDVLVLSTCNRTEVYYAAAEDLSQQLIKLIAIEKGFIATREVSPYFRSITAHQEAIAHLCYVALGLHSQVVGDMQILNQVKKAYQWTADANMAGPFLHRLLHTIFAANKRVVNETAFRDGAASVSYAAVELVEELTRGIENPRVLMIGVGEIGADVCDNFQKSTVQNIIIANRTHHKALELALRTNATAVYWENVWEEIEKADVVISSVPGDCFYISKKSLESHTLHTPKFFIDLSMPRSVDPELETLPGVKVRNIDNIRSRASAALEIRLASVPQVKAIVAETVADFMAWAKEMAMSPALQQFKSKLEEIRQQEMARYLKNLGEAERAAVEAVTKGMLNKIVKLPALELKAACQRGETEALLDGLSALFSLETENA; this is encoded by the coding sequence ATGCAGAACAGATTCAAGGTACTGACCTTATCCTACAAAGACGCCCCTATTGCCGTTCGTGAAGCCGTATCGCTAAACGAGATAGCCTGTAAAAACCTGCTCGACAAGATACAGGAGTTTACCGAGGCTAGCGATGTGCTGGTGCTCTCCACCTGCAACCGCACGGAGGTGTACTACGCTGCTGCGGAGGATCTTTCTCAGCAACTGATCAAACTTATCGCCATCGAGAAGGGCTTTATCGCCACCAGGGAGGTTTCGCCTTACTTTAGAAGTATAACCGCGCACCAGGAGGCGATAGCGCACCTGTGCTACGTGGCGCTGGGCCTGCACTCGCAGGTGGTGGGCGATATGCAGATCCTGAACCAGGTAAAGAAGGCCTACCAGTGGACGGCCGACGCCAACATGGCCGGCCCTTTCCTGCACAGGCTGCTGCACACCATTTTTGCGGCCAACAAGCGCGTTGTGAACGAAACAGCCTTCCGCGATGGCGCTGCCTCCGTGTCGTACGCGGCGGTGGAGCTGGTGGAGGAACTAACAAGAGGGATAGAGAACCCGCGCGTGCTGATGATTGGCGTAGGGGAGATCGGCGCCGATGTGTGCGACAACTTCCAGAAATCAACGGTACAGAACATCATCATTGCCAACCGAACGCACCACAAAGCCCTGGAGCTGGCCCTCCGCACGAATGCTACGGCCGTGTACTGGGAAAACGTGTGGGAGGAGATTGAGAAAGCGGATGTGGTGATCTCCTCTGTGCCCGGCGATTGCTTCTACATCAGCAAGAAGAGCCTGGAAAGCCATACGTTGCATACCCCCAAGTTCTTTATCGACCTTTCTATGCCGCGCAGCGTTGACCCGGAGCTGGAGACGCTGCCAGGGGTAAAGGTGCGCAACATCGATAACATCCGTAGCCGCGCCTCCGCAGCCCTGGAAATACGCCTGGCCTCCGTGCCGCAGGTAAAAGCCATTGTGGCGGAAACAGTAGCCGATTTTATGGCCTGGGCCAAGGAAATGGCGATGTCTCCGGCGCTGCAGCAGTTTAAAAGTAAGCTGGAGGAGATCCGCCAGCAGGAGATGGCCCGCTACCTGAAGAACCTCGGCGAAGCAGAGCGAGCCGCTGTGGAGGCTGTTACCAAAGGCATGCTGAACAAGATCGTGAAGCTGCCGGCGCTGGAGCTAAAGGCAGCCTGCCAGCGTGGCGAGACAGAGGCGCTGCTGGATGGCCTGAGCGCGCTGTTCAGTCTCGAAACGGAGAATGCCTAG